The genomic window atcatcgaactgaatgatattttattcaaaaagaaaatgtgtttttttactCAACATTTTTTTCGACAAcgttgttctgaacttctctcattttacgacttgtactgaggtatttactaagcaggattttcatggggtttctttttttgcttgaactttacaatttgaatttctgccatttcttttattccgaatGGACCATcgtttttaactcgtactgaggtacttactacgccCGAACTAGGGTGGCTATCACGTGTCTCAGCGTgttttgaactcgatgatattttttcatCAATTTACTGCCCATTTTTTTCATCACACTTTGAGAGAGTGATTAATAGGTTTACTTACTGGCCAGTAAGACATGAACTCCTCATGCAATAATACATGAACTACTAGGAACATAAATTTTTCATCCAGCACTTGAAAACATAAAACGTTACATAAAGAGAAGCACCGAACAGTGAATGTAAAAATAACTCCCACATCCATCATATACTGGAAGCTTCCACTTGAATAGGAAAATTTGTTTATCCCTCACCAATTAAAACACGAAACCTAAAGAAAAGAAGTATTGGTTTCTCATTGACATAATAATAAACAGGAGCTTTTCGGGTAATTTTAAATGGTTCCGAAAAAAGGTAGTTGTACTAATGCTTGCATGGGTTTGTgctaagcgtgttttcactaactagactttgctctgttttttgggtaatatttttctcgtaaaTTCTCAATGGTTTACTGTATCCTAGCCttgtacttgcatggtttatattgtTGAACTGAATATTATTGTATCGTTGACGctgtacttgcatggtttatatcatcgaactgaatgatatttttttcaaaaagaaaatatatttttattcttttttgaaCTAAACATTTTTTTACAATGATGTTCTAGACTTCTCTTATTTTATGACTTgtacttttaccatttgaattgcatggggtttccttttgcttgaacttttacaatttgaatttttgtcatttcttttattctgaacggaccaccgtttttaatttgtactgatcaatattttttattaaactAATTTTCCTTTGTAGAACGGACCACCGTTTTTGTTTGGACGGATCAGTTGTAGAACTTGGACGTCAATGTCACAGAATTAATTTGTGAGCTTGTCACGTTTCTTTTTAAAGTTGTTTTTCCCTCAAACTTTATTGACACCAAAATTTCTTTTCCGTGCCTCTCAAACTGATGCAATTTTTTTTGATGAGTACGTACCAAATTTCTCTGTACTGTTATGTTTTTAACACACACACATATTGAATTGTTCCCACATTTCATTATGAATTTATTATATATAAAAGTTGAACTATAAGACACTTTTTAAATGAATCTAACAAGTATTTCGCTTGCTAAACTTCCAAATGTTTTACGTGTATCTACGAACATCAAACAACATTAAACAAAACAAGATCCATGTGGTCGCAGACAAGATCGCTACATCAGTGCCACCTCTATGCTTTTGAACTGATGTAACAAGATGACTAGAAGTTCGATACAAGGCCAAATGATGACAAAATGGTACAATCTCAAAAGGCATTATTATTGGAGTCAAGCAACTAGGGAAAGATCCAAAGCCTCCACAACATCAACACCTGATTTGAGTACTGCTATGCCAGTTAAGCTAAGCCTTTCTTCTTCCGCAAAACCCCCATAAGCACTTGCCTTTCTCACAGTCGCCAGGACCTAGAAAGATCTTCATGCATTCATCATTGCACATGCTATCTGTGCAAGGCTTACTGAGTTCAATGACCGTTGTTGCATAGAACTCCGGGGACACCCTGCTGCCCGATGAAGGTTCCTTGGCCGAAACTCGTGCAGGTCCTAAAAGGAAAGAAGACGCGTCACAAAGTTGACATTACCGAGTACATACTTAGGTTTTATGTGCTCTATTTAATGAAACATACGAGAAAGTATACTGTGTCCAAGAATCAGCGGCAGAGCAGTAAGATAAACACCTGATACAATGTGCAACTAGGTAGCACTCCTCCAAACCATGCCGAGTGAGAGTAATAGCTAATCTGCAACTACATAGTACTCCTACACACACAAGCAACCATCTCACCGTCAGTGACGACCGCGGCGGCCGTGCATGAAATTAACATGTCATTTTTTTGATAGATGTAAGTTCAAGCATATGAGCCACATCAGCAGACAGTAATTTCAAAAATCTACGTGTATACAGTAAAGTGGGAATGTTTTTACAAGGTTCTACTAGTAAACCAATTCATCAACACACCTGCATAGATGTATATGCATCTTACCTAAGTATGTAGATCAGGAATGGCCATCAAGCAAACATTGATGTTTTGTGTACATACTGCTAATCATCATGACCACCCGGCCATGTAGGAGCATGGTGGCAGGGGATGACCCCGATTCAGACGTCGTGATTTAAATGAACTCTCACCGCCCGTCGTGATTTAGCACACTTGAACTCGCTCTACGACAATCTTCAAACTTATGCATGCAAATAAATACTTCAGAACAAAAACAAAATCCCCTAACCTTGCCTCTGTTTTTCTCGACATCAACACATTGTTCCTGTCCAGCAAACACACTGGAAGGCTGCTCCGCCCCCGTGCATACTGCTTGTTGGCGCCGCCTCACAGTGGCTGCACCCGGTGGCGCAGGCGTCGGTGAACTGGAGGGACTCTATCTGCTACAGACTAAAAAAGACTGGCCAAAGGAAATTCAGATCATAACATTACTGGTGTTTTTTTAGAGTGAACTTTTTGTTGCTTTTTGTATACTGGACTGATGAAAGTTTGAACTTTGAACTTTTGCTACTGTTTTCTATCTGCTACTGTTTTCTGCACTTCTTTCTAACATAGATTCAAAAAAGAACACACAATCTTTTGTGGAACAGAGGGAAGAACAACAATTTGTAATACAATTTAAATGTTTGCTTAAACAACGCAGAATGCTATGCTCCAGTACTAATGAATGGGCAGCCAGAAGCTACCAGACCAAAACAAAAGGACCCTGGTCCAAAGACGACGACCATAGGTATGCACTGACATGCAACCCGGCATTTCTATCATATGCTAGGCTAGGGCACTGATCCTTGGTATTAATCAGAAAATTCATAAACCATAAATATTTGACAGAACCTCCACATCCATCAAACTCCATATCCTAGAGTTCAACTTCCGTAAAAATTAAACTTGTGTAGCCCTCATAAATCAACAAGGAAACCTGCAGAAAAAATTGTATCAGTTCTCATGGGCATATCAAGAGGATAGGACACCAGGATAGTATTCATGGAGGGATATGCACTTCTCAAAACAAAAACATATGAAGTTACCAGAATGATAGTATTCGGAACTAACAAGATGATAGTATGTAGACATAACATCTTTTCTACACATACCAAATTAAATAGATTGGACAAACCATAAAAAGCCAGTTCAATGTATCCTCTTTTTCCCATGATTCCAGACCGAATTCTCTCACAAAAGAACTTATTTTTTCTGCAAATATGGTAGTGCACCACAGCAAAAGAAATACAGAGAAGGAACCACATCACTATGAGATATGTTCGATCAATTAGCTATAACAGAAAAGTCCACATAGAGTACGTCTCTGTAGGAACTAGCGATGAACACATCATAACACACGACCCACCACAACCTGAAGTGCAAAGTACTCTGAACCTTTCTAGAGCTTATTGTCGAACTGAAGCATGCTTCGGAGCAAGACGAGATCAAGCGGATTGGGAGGAAGCTGAGCAACATTCGATTGGAGAAGCAACAACATTAGTACTACAAGAAAGAAGCAACAAATTTTGCTAGAGCACTGTACATACAGAAAAACTAGATAGGGCTAACCATATCAGATCCATCAAAAACAGAGAACTGACAACAAAACTAGGATGTAGTTTGAGAGCTGAAAAGGAAAAAAACTGTAGTTGTGCTGCTAAGGTAGCCTTTTCAGAATGAAAAGAACAAAGAAATGTAGTAAGAGATCTACATCTAGCTTTGTCACAGCATAGTCACAGCATAATTATAAATCAACATCTAGCTTCTTATACAACAGAGATCTACCCTACTAATTAACATATGCAAGTCTGATACATACCAAATTGGTTGAAGATGATTACCAGAACAAAATGGatgctattttcatatttgaatttctaCTAATTGGACTTGTGACCGGGAAGTAGATGGACTGAAAAGTGGGAACTATTATAAATTTTCTATAAAATATAAAACTGAAATTATTTTTTGAACACACACACTGCACTAATTCAACTTTCCTTTAAGAACTGATGATAAAATACATACTGGGATGCTACATGGGGGCTATCGGTTACGTGAATCATACCGAATTGGACTACGGAGCTGGACGTCCTCGAACCCCCGTGGTTCCTCAGGTCGCACTGTTTTACCAGTGAAGCAGAGGCGATGGAGTTGGAGCGGGGCACGCCAACAGCAGCGAGATAGAACGGACgcggattgtggagttgaacttcCTGCACGCGGCAGTGGTGCATCGATACAATGTGGGCGACCATCTCGGCGCAAAGAGCTGCAGGGGGTGGAAACACGGGGTAGCCGCGACGTTGTTGGGGAGGGAGGCGGCAAGCGACAGTGGGGGGAAGGCAGGTGGCGTCCCGCAGCATGGGGCCGGAGGCGGAGGCCCGCGGTGTGGGGTGCGGAGGCGGCGGCCCGCGGCGTGGGGGTGGAGGCGGCGCCCGGCAGCGTGGGGGCAGAGGCAGCGGTTCGCGGCAtgggggcggaggcggaggagacCCACCCCGGTGAGTCTCTCCTCCCAACCACGCCAGCCGGATCCGCGCCATCAGACCCGCGGTAGGAACAGGTGGGGCGGCTACCGGAGCCGGGGGGTGGCGGTTGGGGGCGGGAGCCGAGGAGGATGGGAGCTGGCTCGtgtggggaggaggggggcgcggCGGCAGGGGTGAAGGACCGCGGCggcacggggaggaggggggcgcggCAGCACAGAGAGGAGGGGGGCatggcggcgcggagaggagcggggcgcGGCAACGCATGGAGGAGGGGGCCCGCGGTGGGGTGGGAAGGACGGTACCGCGacggcgcggggaggaggggggcatgGCAGCACG from Triticum aestivum cultivar Chinese Spring chromosome 3B, IWGSC CS RefSeq v2.1, whole genome shotgun sequence includes these protein-coding regions:
- the LOC123069863 gene encoding WAS/WASL-interacting protein family member 3 isoform X2, translating into MPPSSLCCRAPLLPVPPRSFTPAAAPPSSPHEPAPILLGSRPQPPPPGSGSRPTCSYRGSDGADPAGVVGRRDSPGWVSSASAPMPRTAASAPTLPGAASTPTPRAAASAPHTAGLRLRPHAAGRHLPSPHCRLPPPSPTTSRLPRVSTPCSSLRRDGRPHCIDAPLPRAGSSTPQSASVLSRCCWRAPLQLHRLCFTGKTVRPEEPRGFEDVQLRSPIRFPC
- the LOC123069863 gene encoding formin-like protein 5 isoform X1, translated to MPPSSPRRRGTVLPTPPRAPSSMRCRAPLLSAPPCPPPLCAAAPPSSPCRRGPSPLPPRPPPPHTSQLPSSSAPAPNRHPPAPVAAPPVPTAGLMARIRLAWLGGETHRGGSPPPPPPCREPLPLPPRCRAPPPPPRRGPPPPHPTPRASASGPMLRDATCLPPTVACRLPPQQRRGYPVFPPPAALCAEMVAHIVSMHHCRVQEVQLHNPRPFYLAAVGVPRSNSIASASLVKQCDLRNHGGSRTSSSVVQFASSQSA